From Triticum aestivum cultivar Chinese Spring chromosome 4A, IWGSC CS RefSeq v2.1, whole genome shotgun sequence, a single genomic window includes:
- the LOC123083146 gene encoding cytosolic sulfotransferase 8-like: MAALDTSCLVGPVPFKDVNGDGDHVISPPDEYADIVSALPSIGGPDLHLRLYQDVWLFNELVPGFISVQRRFTPRPRDVLLASPPKCGTTCLKVLAFATMARAAYPLSDADHQLLRLNPHECVPFMEALFSAGQEAKLDALPSPRLLHTHMHHSMLPRSLADNPDCKIIFVCREPKDMLVSTWHFIKSAGGNSNSSFSDLFELACEGKNPYGPIWGHILGYWRASKAAPGRVLFLRYEEMLADPVSAVRELARFLGVPFSPAEEAAGLPTDIAEMCSIDTMRGLDANKTGSSGTFVKFPHETFFRKGVEGDWVNHMTPEMARRIDAIVEDKLRGSGLTFSS, encoded by the exons ATGGCTGCTCTAGACACGTCCTGCCTCGTCGGCCCGGTGCCGTTCAAGGACGTCAACGGGGACGGCGACCACGTGATCTCCCCGCCGGATGAGTACGCAGACATAGTTTCCGCCTTGCCGAGCATCGGCGGCCCGGACTTGCACCTGCGGCTCTACCAGGACGTCTGGTTGTTCAACGAACTCGTCCCTGGGTTTATCTCCGTCCAGCGGCGCTTCACCCCGCGGCCCAGGGACGTGCTCCTCGCGAGCCCTCCGAAGTGCGGCACCACCTGTCTCAAGGTGCTCGCCTTCGCGACCATGGCGCGGGCCGCCTACCCGCTCTCCGACGCCGACCACCAGCTCCTCCGCCTCAACCCGCACGAGTGCGTCCCCTTCATGGAGGCCCTGTTCAGCGCTGGTCAGGAAGCCAAGCTGGACGCGCTGCCGTCGCCTAGGCTCCTGCACACGCACATGCACCACTCCATGCTGCCTCGCTCCCTCGCCGACAACCCCGACTGCAAGATCATCTTCGTCTGCAG GGAGCCCAAGGACATGCTGGTTTCCACATGGCACTTCATCAAAAGCGCAGGGGGCAACAGCAACTCATCCTTCTCCGACCTCTTCGAGCTGGCATGCGAGGGTAAGAACCCCTATGGCCCCATCTGGGGCCACATCCTGGGCTACTGGAGAGCGAGCAAAGCAGCTCCGGGGAGAGTCCTGTTCCTGAGGTACGAAGAGATGTTGGCCGATCCGGTCAGCGCTGTCAGGGAGCTCGCGCGGTTCCTCGGCGTGCCGTTCTCGCCGGCCGAGGAGGCGGCGGGGTTGCCGACGGACATTGCCGAGATGTGCAGCATCGACACGATGAGAGGCCTCGACGCCAACAAAACAGGAAGCAGTGGGACGTTCGTCAAGTTCCCGCATGAAACCTTCTTCCGAAAGGGGGTCGAGGGGGACTGGGTGAACCATATGACCCCGGAGATGGCCCGGCGCATCGATGCCATTGTCGAGGACAAGCTCCGTGGATCCGGCCTCACCTTCTCGTCGTGA